In a single window of the Nicotiana tomentosiformis chromosome 8, ASM39032v3, whole genome shotgun sequence genome:
- the LOC104101462 gene encoding serine/threonine-protein kinase SAPK3-like — MEEKYELLKELGAGNFGVARLVKDKKTKELFAVKYIERGKKIDENVQREIINHRSLGHPNIIRFKEVLVTPSHLAIVMEYAAGGELFARICSAGRFSEDEARFFFQQLISGVSYCHAMEICHRDLKLENTLLDGSASPRVKICDFGYSKSGLLHSQPKSTVGTPAYIAPEVLSRKEYDGKIADVWSCGVTLYVMLVGAYPFEDPEDPKNFRKTIGRIMSAQFSIPDYVRISADCKNLLSRIFVANPSKRITIPEIKKHPWFLKNLPKDLMDGEHSKYEEASEQLQQSVEEIMRIIQEAKIPGEVSKPEGQVTERTTEQDDTEDDLESEIDSSNDFAVYV; from the exons ATGGAGGAAAAATATGAGCTTTTGAAAGAACTTGGTGCTGGTAATTTTGGAGTGGCAAGGCTAGTTAAGGACAAGAAGACAAAGGAGCTTTTTGCTGTCAAATATATAGAAAGAGGGAAGAAG ATTGATGAAAATGTGCAGAGAGAAATTATAAATCATAGATCGTTGGGACATCCAAACATTATCAGGTTTAAAGAG GTCTTGGTAACTCCATCGCATTTAGCAATTGTTATGGAGTATGCAGCAGGTGGAGAACTTTTTGCTAGAATTTGCAGTGCTGGCAGATTTAGTGAGGATGAG GCTCGTTTCTTCTTCCAACAGCTAATATCCGGAGTCAGCTACTGTCATGCCATG GAAATTTGTCACAGGGATTTGAAACTAGAAAACACTCTTCTTGATGGAAGTGCTTCACCACGTGTAAAAATATGTGATTTTGGTTATTCCAAG TCTGGATTGTTGCATTCCCAACCAAAGTCGACAGTAGGAACACCCGCTTATATTGCCCCTGAGGTCCTGTCACGAAAGGAATATGACGGGAAG ATAGCAGATGTGTGGTCATGTGGGGTGACACTGTATGTGATGCTAGTAGGAGCTTATCCTTTTGAGGATCCTGAAGATCCAAAAAATTTCAGGAAAACCATTGGA aGAATAATGAGTGCCCAATTCTCCATACCCGATTATGTACGAATATCTGCAGATTGTAAAAACCTCCTTTCGCGAATCTTTGTTGCAAATCCCTCGAAG AGAATAACTATTCCTGAGATAAAGAAACATCCTTGGTTTTTAAAGAATCTGCCAAAAGACTTAATGGATGGTGAGCATTCCAAATATGAAGAGGCTTCAGAGCAACTACAGCAAAGTGTGGAGGAAATCATGAGGATAATACAAGAAGCTAAGATACCTGGAGAAGTGTCAAAACCAGAAGGACAAGTTACTGAAAGGACAACAGAACAAGATGATACAGAGGATGATCTCGAATCGGAAATTGACAGCAGCAATGATTTTGCTGTTTATGTCTGA
- the LOC104101437 gene encoding BRAP2 RING ZnF UBP domain-containing protein 2 isoform X3: MTYADFCQFCGSFVQHMLEMRIVRNDGMEDCYSILIRFDEQKAADTFYKHFNGRRFSSLEDETCNVLFAADVHYTGSIERTQSIPASSTEQPFCPVCLERLDQDTSGILTTICNHSFHCSCISKWTDSSCPVCRYCQQQPGNSTCSICQSPENLWMCVICGFVGCGRYKEAHAIRHWKETQHCYALELETRRVWDYAGDNYVHRLIQSKTDGKLVELNHHCHHDIDGCCSCECATDPGFSETLANSKVEAIVNEYNELLTLQLENQKMYFESLLQEVEEETDREIKEAVEKSLCQNPRLMKLKVRLDKCIEEKKFLDDINDNLTRNKDIWEAKISEIEEREKRKLKMKDEKIHELEEQLATLMASIETENAVQ; encoded by the exons ATGACATATGCAGACTTTTGTCAGTTTTGTGGTTCATTTGTTCAACATATGTTGGAAATGCGAATTGTCAG GAATGATGGAATGGAAGATTGTTACAGTATATTGATCAGGTTTGATGAGCAGAAAGCTGCAGATACTTTTTACAAGCATTTTAATGGTAGACGATTTTCATCTCTTGAG GACGAGACCTGCAATGTGCTTTTTGCTGCTGATGTTCATTACACTGGTTCAATTGAACGCACCCAGTCCATACCTGCAAGCTCTACAGAGCAACCATTCTGTCCTGTTTGTCTTG AGAGACTGGACCAGGATACAAGTGGAATTCTCACAACCATTTGTAATCACTCCTTTCATTGTTCATGTATTTCTAAATGGACAGATTCTTCGTGCCCT GTATGTCGATACTGCCAGCAGCAGCCTGGAAACTCAACGTGTTCTATCTGTCAATCACCAGAAAATCTATGGATGTGTGTTATTTGTGGTTTTGTTGGCTGTGGAAG ATACAAAGAAGCTCATGCTATAAGGCACTGGAAAGAGACACAACATTGCTATGCACTTGAACTGGAAACGCGTCGTGTCTGGGACTACGCAGGGGACAACTATGTTCACCGTTTGATTCAGTCTAAAACTGATGGCAAGTTGGTTGAGCTCAACCACCATTGTCATCATGATATTGATGGCTGCTGCAGCTGCGAATGTGCTACAGATCCTGGATTTAGTGAGACTCTTGCAAACAGCAAAGTTGAAGCT ATTGTGAACGAGTACAATGAGCTCCTGACTTTGCAACTGGAGAACCAAAAAATG TACTTCGAGTCCTTACTGCAAGAGGTTGAAGAAGAAACTGATAGGGAAATTAAGGAAGCTGTTGAGAAATCACTTTGTCAGAATCCAAGGTTGATGAAGTTAAAAGTGCGTTTGGACAAATGCATTGAAGAGAAGAAATTTCTTGATGAT ATCAATGACAATCTTACCAGAAACAAGGATATATGGGAAGCCAAGATATCGGAGATTGAAGAAAG GGAGAAGAGGAAGTTGAAAATGAAGGATGAGAAGATACACGAATTGGAGGAACAG CTTGCAACTCTGATGGCATCCATCGAAACGGAGAATGCAGTTCAATAG
- the LOC104101437 gene encoding BRAP2 RING ZnF UBP domain-containing protein 2 isoform X1 translates to MDSGDSSMSKVFHFSSGNPRIEETRGVMHLFSNEQPSFSSHLPVGRKPLLCVLSVPNHMTYADFCQFCGSFVQHMLEMRIVRNDGMEDCYSILIRFDEQKAADTFYKHFNGRRFSSLEDETCNVLFAADVHYTGSIERTQSIPASSTEQPFCPVCLERLDQDTSGILTTICNHSFHCSCISKWTDSSCPVCRYCQQQPGNSTCSICQSPENLWMCVICGFVGCGRYKEAHAIRHWKETQHCYALELETRRVWDYAGDNYVHRLIQSKTDGKLVELNHHCHHDIDGCCSCECATDPGFSETLANSKVEAIVNEYNELLTLQLENQKMYFESLLQEVEEETDREIKEAVEKSLCQNPRLMKLKVRLDKCIEEKKFLDDINDNLTRNKDIWEAKISEIEEREKRKLKMKDEKIHELEEQLATLMASIETENAVQ, encoded by the exons ATGGATTCAGGGGATTCATCAATGTCTAAGGTGTTTCATTTTTCTTCTGGAAACCCTCGCATCGAAGAAACCAGGGGTGTCATGCATCTCTTCTCCAATGAACAACCTTCTTTTTCCTCTCACCTACCT GTGGGAAGAAAGCCTCTCCTCTGCGTGCTCAGTGTTCCAAATCACATGACATATGCAGACTTTTGTCAGTTTTGTGGTTCATTTGTTCAACATATGTTGGAAATGCGAATTGTCAG GAATGATGGAATGGAAGATTGTTACAGTATATTGATCAGGTTTGATGAGCAGAAAGCTGCAGATACTTTTTACAAGCATTTTAATGGTAGACGATTTTCATCTCTTGAG GACGAGACCTGCAATGTGCTTTTTGCTGCTGATGTTCATTACACTGGTTCAATTGAACGCACCCAGTCCATACCTGCAAGCTCTACAGAGCAACCATTCTGTCCTGTTTGTCTTG AGAGACTGGACCAGGATACAAGTGGAATTCTCACAACCATTTGTAATCACTCCTTTCATTGTTCATGTATTTCTAAATGGACAGATTCTTCGTGCCCT GTATGTCGATACTGCCAGCAGCAGCCTGGAAACTCAACGTGTTCTATCTGTCAATCACCAGAAAATCTATGGATGTGTGTTATTTGTGGTTTTGTTGGCTGTGGAAG ATACAAAGAAGCTCATGCTATAAGGCACTGGAAAGAGACACAACATTGCTATGCACTTGAACTGGAAACGCGTCGTGTCTGGGACTACGCAGGGGACAACTATGTTCACCGTTTGATTCAGTCTAAAACTGATGGCAAGTTGGTTGAGCTCAACCACCATTGTCATCATGATATTGATGGCTGCTGCAGCTGCGAATGTGCTACAGATCCTGGATTTAGTGAGACTCTTGCAAACAGCAAAGTTGAAGCT ATTGTGAACGAGTACAATGAGCTCCTGACTTTGCAACTGGAGAACCAAAAAATG TACTTCGAGTCCTTACTGCAAGAGGTTGAAGAAGAAACTGATAGGGAAATTAAGGAAGCTGTTGAGAAATCACTTTGTCAGAATCCAAGGTTGATGAAGTTAAAAGTGCGTTTGGACAAATGCATTGAAGAGAAGAAATTTCTTGATGAT ATCAATGACAATCTTACCAGAAACAAGGATATATGGGAAGCCAAGATATCGGAGATTGAAGAAAG GGAGAAGAGGAAGTTGAAAATGAAGGATGAGAAGATACACGAATTGGAGGAACAG CTTGCAACTCTGATGGCATCCATCGAAACGGAGAATGCAGTTCAATAG
- the LOC104088557 gene encoding uncharacterized protein, which produces MGRKPNDSEPTRYATMILLLMGLVSCTAVYIFMSAVMRPAGSSVVERLAAEEGEFSGGGGGEGEGECCSGIESFELWGTAVKWGSDFKVNSSKECCKACKAMCTGNHGPCLCDTWVFCGNKKICGDKFGECWLKKQKDTLAPDRQEAGNKVMWTSGIVFGKGEGIVALETEFGAIHVKLLPECSPRSVFNILELLGLRHCAGCQFFRAETRGQFWDTHGDHIKDASFGPPYALVQGTLDAQGVAFESVPSESCPEIRRGSVAWAGSGPEFFISLANHQEWKKSYTVFGYVLPEDMEIVEKIAQLPTKLDVWSGVNVTVLENPVPLRVRRIKSNNGDLNLSS; this is translated from the exons ATGGGTCGGAAGCCAAATGATTCCGAACCCACTCGTTATGCCACTATGATCCTTCTTTTAATGGGTCTTGTTTCTTGTACCGCCGTGTACATTTTCATGTCGGCAGTAATGAGACCTGCCGGAAGTTCTGTGGTTGAGCGGTTAGCGGCGGAGGAAGGTGAATTTAGCGGTGGCGGTGGTGGTGAAGGGGAGGGTGAATGTTGTAGTGGGATCGAAAGTTTTGAGCTTTGGGGAACTGCTGTAAAGTGGGGTTCTGATTTTAAGGTTAATAGTTCTAAAGAATGTTGTAAGGCTTGTAAAGCTATGTGTACGGGTAATCATGGGCCTTGTCTTTGTGATACGTGGGTTTTTTGTGGAAATAAAAAAATTTGTGGTGACAAATTTGGTGAG TGCTGGTTGAAGAAGCAGAAAGATACTTTGGCTCCTGATAGACAGGAAGCAGGAAACAAGGTTATGTGGACGTCTGGCATTGTTTTTGGAAAAGGAGAG GGAATTGTTGCCTTGGAAACAGAATTTGGTGCTATTCACGTCAAG CTTTTGCCAGAATGTTCCCCACGCTCAGTTTTTAACATTTTGGAGTTGTTGGGGTTGCGCCACTGTGCTGGTTGCCAATTTTTTCGTGCGGAAACTCGCGGACAATTTTGGGATACACACGGAGATCACATAAAAGAT GCTTCTTTTGGCCCCCCATATGCTTTAGTGCAAggaactcttgatgctcaaggaGTAGCATTCGAGTCAGTTCCCAGTGAATCCTGTCCGGAAATAAGACGGGGTTCAGTTGCATGGGCAGGCTCTGGCCCTGAGTTCTTTATAAGCTTAGCAAACCATCAAGAATGGAAAAAGTCGTACACTGTTTTTGGCTATGTGCTGCCGGAGGATATGGAAATTGTAGAGAAAATAGCTCAGCTCCCCACAAAATTAGATGTCTGGAGCGGAGTTAACGTGACAGTCTTGGAGAACCCTGTACCTCTGAGGGTCCGACGAATCAAGTCCAACAATGGTGACCTAAACCTTAGCAGTTAG
- the LOC104101437 gene encoding BRAP2 RING ZnF UBP domain-containing protein 2 isoform X2, with translation MDSGDSSMSKVGRKPLLCVLSVPNHMTYADFCQFCGSFVQHMLEMRIVRNDGMEDCYSILIRFDEQKAADTFYKHFNGRRFSSLEDETCNVLFAADVHYTGSIERTQSIPASSTEQPFCPVCLERLDQDTSGILTTICNHSFHCSCISKWTDSSCPVCRYCQQQPGNSTCSICQSPENLWMCVICGFVGCGRYKEAHAIRHWKETQHCYALELETRRVWDYAGDNYVHRLIQSKTDGKLVELNHHCHHDIDGCCSCECATDPGFSETLANSKVEAIVNEYNELLTLQLENQKMYFESLLQEVEEETDREIKEAVEKSLCQNPRLMKLKVRLDKCIEEKKFLDDINDNLTRNKDIWEAKISEIEEREKRKLKMKDEKIHELEEQLATLMASIETENAVQ, from the exons ATGGATTCAGGGGATTCATCAATGTCTAAG GTGGGAAGAAAGCCTCTCCTCTGCGTGCTCAGTGTTCCAAATCACATGACATATGCAGACTTTTGTCAGTTTTGTGGTTCATTTGTTCAACATATGTTGGAAATGCGAATTGTCAG GAATGATGGAATGGAAGATTGTTACAGTATATTGATCAGGTTTGATGAGCAGAAAGCTGCAGATACTTTTTACAAGCATTTTAATGGTAGACGATTTTCATCTCTTGAG GACGAGACCTGCAATGTGCTTTTTGCTGCTGATGTTCATTACACTGGTTCAATTGAACGCACCCAGTCCATACCTGCAAGCTCTACAGAGCAACCATTCTGTCCTGTTTGTCTTG AGAGACTGGACCAGGATACAAGTGGAATTCTCACAACCATTTGTAATCACTCCTTTCATTGTTCATGTATTTCTAAATGGACAGATTCTTCGTGCCCT GTATGTCGATACTGCCAGCAGCAGCCTGGAAACTCAACGTGTTCTATCTGTCAATCACCAGAAAATCTATGGATGTGTGTTATTTGTGGTTTTGTTGGCTGTGGAAG ATACAAAGAAGCTCATGCTATAAGGCACTGGAAAGAGACACAACATTGCTATGCACTTGAACTGGAAACGCGTCGTGTCTGGGACTACGCAGGGGACAACTATGTTCACCGTTTGATTCAGTCTAAAACTGATGGCAAGTTGGTTGAGCTCAACCACCATTGTCATCATGATATTGATGGCTGCTGCAGCTGCGAATGTGCTACAGATCCTGGATTTAGTGAGACTCTTGCAAACAGCAAAGTTGAAGCT ATTGTGAACGAGTACAATGAGCTCCTGACTTTGCAACTGGAGAACCAAAAAATG TACTTCGAGTCCTTACTGCAAGAGGTTGAAGAAGAAACTGATAGGGAAATTAAGGAAGCTGTTGAGAAATCACTTTGTCAGAATCCAAGGTTGATGAAGTTAAAAGTGCGTTTGGACAAATGCATTGAAGAGAAGAAATTTCTTGATGAT ATCAATGACAATCTTACCAGAAACAAGGATATATGGGAAGCCAAGATATCGGAGATTGAAGAAAG GGAGAAGAGGAAGTTGAAAATGAAGGATGAGAAGATACACGAATTGGAGGAACAG CTTGCAACTCTGATGGCATCCATCGAAACGGAGAATGCAGTTCAATAG